A region from the Tepidibacillus fermentans genome encodes:
- a CDS encoding LytS/YhcK type 5TM receptor domain-containing protein produces the protein MLQLLFLMIERIGVIVTIAFILTRFATFRNLIDHKSDRLTKIKLMILFGIFGIIGTYTGIAVEPYQGTTLWVSDVIHIQFNEAIANSRVIGVVIGGLLGGPVVGLGAGLIAAIHRMLLGGFTGLACGVSTVVEGAMAGIVYKKIGNRRIVPIGTAFFTGLVAETVQMAIILLLAKPFEKALALVQVIGLPMIVANSIGIAIFIAIIQSVVHEEDRIEADQAQKVLHVVDQTLFHLRKGLNEESAKEISKLLLKTTNASAVSITNQEKILSHVGLGDDHHTPGHSLLTEATKQVLKSGKDYVAKSFDEIRCQQPKCPLQAAIIVPIKKAGEIIGVLKFYFANQKQIRLVDRELALGLGGLLSHQIEAVEAEKQAKLVSEAEIKALQAQVNPHFLFNSLNTIVALIRTNPDLARKLLIQLGNFFRQNLNASLHELVSIGQEINHTRSYLYIEQARFFDRLQVEFQVDQEIEHVLLPPLTLQPLVENAIKHGLKGMKNGRIRINVQKQEEMVYLAVMDNGIGIDSKRIELLLNQRVRSKEGTGFGLYNVHQRLISRYGGASGLHIESEQGKGTKVWFLIPIVQKQEVSK, from the coding sequence ATGCTTCAACTATTATTTTTAATGATTGAAAGAATCGGAGTTATTGTAACCATTGCTTTTATTCTGACTCGTTTCGCTACCTTCCGGAATTTAATCGATCATAAGTCAGACCGATTGACAAAAATCAAACTGATGATTCTTTTTGGGATCTTTGGCATTATTGGAACTTACACAGGAATTGCAGTCGAACCATATCAAGGGACGACATTGTGGGTTTCCGATGTGATTCATATTCAATTTAATGAAGCCATCGCCAATTCCCGTGTCATTGGTGTTGTCATTGGAGGATTATTAGGCGGACCAGTGGTTGGACTTGGTGCAGGGTTGATTGCTGCGATCCATCGAATGTTACTTGGAGGATTTACAGGTTTGGCATGCGGGGTATCAACGGTTGTAGAGGGAGCGATGGCAGGAATTGTTTATAAAAAAATCGGGAATCGACGCATTGTCCCTATTGGAACTGCTTTTTTTACGGGATTGGTTGCCGAGACCGTGCAAATGGCTATTATTTTACTTTTGGCAAAACCTTTTGAAAAGGCACTTGCTTTGGTTCAAGTCATTGGTTTACCGATGATCGTTGCAAATAGTATTGGAATTGCGATTTTTATCGCGATTATTCAGAGTGTTGTTCATGAAGAGGATCGGATTGAAGCTGATCAAGCACAAAAGGTTTTACATGTGGTTGACCAAACTTTATTTCACTTAAGAAAAGGCCTAAATGAAGAATCAGCGAAAGAGATTTCAAAATTACTACTAAAGACAACCAATGCTTCTGCCGTATCGATCACAAACCAAGAGAAAATTTTATCCCATGTTGGATTAGGAGATGATCATCACACACCGGGACATTCGTTACTTACAGAAGCAACGAAACAAGTACTGAAATCCGGTAAGGACTACGTTGCCAAATCTTTTGATGAAATTCGCTGTCAACAGCCTAAGTGCCCATTACAAGCAGCGATTATCGTTCCGATCAAAAAAGCGGGGGAAATCATTGGAGTTCTTAAATTTTACTTTGCGAATCAAAAACAAATTCGACTCGTTGATCGGGAATTAGCTTTAGGGCTAGGTGGCCTTTTATCCCATCAAATTGAAGCGGTTGAGGCTGAAAAGCAGGCAAAGTTGGTGTCTGAGGCAGAAATAAAAGCATTACAAGCACAAGTCAACCCTCACTTCTTATTTAATTCATTAAACACGATTGTGGCGTTAATTAGAACAAATCCAGATTTGGCAAGAAAACTCCTGATCCAATTAGGAAACTTCTTTCGTCAAAACCTAAATGCTTCTTTACATGAATTAGTTAGTATCGGACAAGAAATCAACCATACTAGGTCCTATTTATATATTGAACAGGCAAGGTTTTTCGATCGCTTGCAAGTCGAATTCCAAGTTGATCAAGAAATTGAACATGTTTTACTTCCCCCGCTTACCCTTCAACCATTAGTTGAGAATGCGATTAAACATGGACTTAAAGGGATGAAAAATGGACGAATTCGCATTAACGTACAGAAACAAGAAGAGATGGTCTACTTGGCTGTGATGGATAATGGAATCGGAATCGACTCAAAGCGAATTGAGTTATTGTTGAACCAAAGAGTAAGATCTAAAGAAGGAACTGGATTTGGATTATATAATGTCCATCAAAGATTGATTAGTCGATATGGGGGAGCTTCAGGTCTTCATATTGAAAGTGAACAAGGAAAAGGAACAAAGGTCTGGTTTCTCATTCCAATTGTACAAAAACAGGAGGTTTCTAAATGA
- a CDS encoding PD-(D/E)XK nuclease family protein, translating to MKKIFQYDTYIPLGTGLYTLPITQENKKWIYLIPTASLFLRVKEIINRLEPHFAQMIEIMTFDQMMRVLTSYSHSKKMLTPSKQELIVKKAVEKVNQEKGFQYFRDSIHKNGWLHQIEIWLGEIRRANVTPEQLAVFWREHSQKYQELIWIYQTYKQLLEHYSFIDHEEPYYSFLYDVNTEISLDQYHGIVTDQFYDFSPIQMNVLNKMGNLGLDILIHLAIDEKRSDLFQWTRNTIRYLQELDFMIEKGSYEGNGEPINQTIQQLNQSLFSKFPEKIHANSKVHLFESTGIQREVEMMAAEIKSLVWNQKVPLEKIAIIISQLEQYEDSLHRVMRDSGIPIRLAKKERLIHNPFVQAILTLLKALNGQKEYWISIMLSPYFSWKKKINPQQWIMIFRECGYPISRSTWNERFEKYLVRNEGKRENLLIYNDVMQQLFDLQDQLPKKGSHEQFAQYLQKIERTLKVKEKIKHFFLQNPTDEAAFRDLKAYDQWFEIKSELAEIDQLVESEQEIPFWDWLQSLILACEQSTYEYSQGKKAGIHILKPNQIRGRQFQVVFITGLVEGEFPRAIKNDWLMPDEDRRELRQYGVFLTLSHDYEKQQKYQFFQSISAATDQIYLVYSAKTEDGKEQLRSFFIDEVLDLFQKESIDHRKQDISEVIPSHWESCTSERQMITKIYHELYQGFDPLRKKEALMRKRQYEKKDRLLWEAIDRGVEVEQRREELDSAYDGILQNPRFKSEIKEQLANKVWSTTQLNEANFCRFSYFATHLLKLSEWEEQEESLNPIEKGDLFHRILQRFFDRFRQEKEEKFSPEHYETYRKWLLDIAKEEWQLIKNQDLRFLDPVLTDLDFKRILQDVKQILEHETHWREKSSTYFYPQFLELSFGLPIEEEMLRNGEIDPSSVKEHAKVKLRERTLLLRGKIDRVDINHQGQFVVYDYKSGQAPNPKEIREADHLQLPIYLFVLETLLGFNLDQAVGVAFYTRGEKRQGERPKDNRNKGLWKSDWLEHVGLSKRMKSHVQEEDWKIWLEGVKERIEQLLGQLEQGDFGVLPNKECPTYCPYQYICRKDTERIKKKLLAREGK from the coding sequence ATGAAGAAGATCTTTCAATATGATACATATATTCCCTTGGGAACAGGATTATATACATTACCGATTACTCAAGAAAACAAAAAATGGATTTACCTTATTCCAACTGCATCCTTGTTTCTTCGTGTAAAAGAAATCATCAATCGCTTAGAACCTCATTTTGCTCAGATGATCGAGATCATGACTTTTGACCAAATGATGAGAGTACTCACTTCTTATTCTCATTCAAAAAAGATGTTAACTCCATCCAAACAAGAACTCATTGTTAAGAAGGCAGTAGAGAAAGTAAATCAAGAAAAAGGATTTCAATACTTTCGTGATTCCATACATAAAAATGGTTGGCTTCATCAAATTGAAATTTGGTTAGGAGAGATACGACGGGCGAATGTTACTCCTGAACAACTGGCTGTTTTTTGGCGAGAACATTCGCAAAAATACCAAGAATTAATTTGGATCTACCAAACATATAAACAATTATTGGAACATTATTCCTTTATTGATCATGAAGAACCCTACTATTCTTTTCTTTATGATGTCAATACTGAGATTTCTTTGGATCAATATCATGGTATTGTTACCGATCAATTTTATGACTTTTCACCTATTCAAATGAACGTTCTCAACAAAATGGGGAATTTGGGATTAGATATTCTAATTCATCTTGCCATTGATGAAAAGCGAAGCGATTTGTTTCAGTGGACAAGAAATACGATACGTTATTTGCAGGAATTAGACTTTATGATTGAGAAGGGTTCTTACGAAGGAAACGGGGAGCCTATTAATCAAACAATTCAGCAATTAAATCAATCTTTATTTTCAAAGTTTCCTGAGAAAATTCATGCGAATTCAAAGGTTCATCTGTTTGAATCCACAGGAATTCAACGAGAAGTGGAGATGATGGCTGCTGAGATCAAATCTTTAGTTTGGAACCAAAAAGTACCTTTGGAAAAAATAGCTATCATCATCTCTCAACTTGAACAATATGAGGATTCATTGCATAGGGTTATGAGGGATTCAGGAATTCCGATTCGTCTTGCTAAAAAAGAACGTTTGATTCATAATCCGTTTGTACAAGCGATCCTTACCTTACTAAAAGCACTAAATGGGCAAAAAGAATACTGGATCTCTATCATGCTAAGCCCTTATTTTTCATGGAAAAAAAAGATTAATCCTCAGCAGTGGATAATGATCTTTCGTGAATGTGGTTATCCGATCTCTCGATCTACTTGGAATGAACGTTTTGAAAAATATTTGGTTCGGAATGAAGGAAAGAGAGAGAATCTTTTGATCTATAATGATGTGATGCAGCAATTATTTGATCTGCAAGATCAGCTGCCAAAAAAAGGTTCGCATGAACAATTTGCTCAATATCTGCAAAAGATAGAACGAACATTAAAGGTTAAAGAAAAGATCAAACATTTTTTCCTGCAGAATCCAACCGATGAAGCTGCTTTTCGTGATCTAAAAGCGTATGACCAATGGTTTGAAATTAAAAGTGAATTAGCAGAGATCGATCAACTTGTAGAATCGGAGCAAGAAATTCCGTTTTGGGATTGGCTTCAGTCCTTAATTTTAGCTTGTGAACAAAGTACTTATGAATATAGTCAAGGAAAAAAAGCAGGAATTCATATCCTTAAACCAAATCAGATTCGTGGTCGACAATTTCAAGTTGTATTTATTACGGGATTAGTTGAAGGGGAGTTTCCTAGAGCAATAAAAAATGACTGGCTAATGCCCGATGAAGATCGGCGAGAGTTACGACAGTATGGTGTATTTTTGACATTGTCACATGATTATGAGAAACAACAAAAATATCAGTTCTTCCAAAGTATCTCTGCTGCTACAGACCAAATCTATTTGGTATATTCAGCAAAAACCGAAGACGGAAAAGAGCAACTACGTTCCTTTTTTATTGATGAAGTTCTTGATCTCTTTCAAAAAGAGTCGATCGATCATCGAAAACAAGATATCTCAGAAGTGATACCGAGTCATTGGGAAAGTTGTACGTCTGAACGGCAAATGATTACTAAAATTTATCATGAACTTTATCAAGGATTTGACCCTCTTCGGAAAAAAGAGGCTCTGATGCGAAAAAGACAATATGAAAAGAAAGATCGTTTGCTATGGGAGGCGATTGACCGAGGAGTGGAAGTGGAACAGAGAAGGGAAGAACTTGACTCTGCTTATGATGGGATTTTGCAAAATCCACGGTTTAAAAGCGAAATAAAAGAACAATTAGCTAACAAGGTTTGGAGTACTACGCAGTTAAACGAAGCCAATTTTTGCCGCTTCTCTTATTTTGCTACCCATCTCTTAAAACTTTCAGAGTGGGAAGAACAAGAGGAAAGCCTAAATCCAATCGAAAAAGGAGATTTATTTCATCGAATCCTCCAACGGTTTTTTGACCGCTTCCGTCAAGAAAAGGAAGAGAAATTTTCACCTGAACACTATGAAACTTATCGAAAATGGCTGTTGGATATTGCAAAAGAAGAATGGCAATTGATAAAGAATCAAGACCTTCGTTTTCTTGATCCTGTTCTTACGGATTTAGATTTTAAACGGATCCTTCAAGATGTAAAGCAAATTTTGGAACATGAAACCCATTGGCGCGAAAAAAGCAGTACTTATTTCTATCCACAATTCTTAGAGTTGTCTTTCGGTTTGCCAATCGAAGAAGAAATGTTGCGAAATGGTGAGATTGATCCTTCCTCAGTAAAGGAACATGCGAAAGTGAAACTTCGGGAACGGACTCTTTTATTAAGAGGAAAAATCGACCGGGTTGATATCAATCATCAAGGGCAGTTTGTCGTATATGATTACAAATCTGGTCAAGCACCTAACCCAAAAGAAATTAGGGAAGCCGATCATCTTCAGTTGCCGATCTATTTATTCGTTCTTGAAACATTGCTAGGTTTTAATCTTGATCAAGCTGTTGGCGTAGCTTTTTATACGAGAGGTGAAAAACGTCAAGGAGAAAGACCAAAGGATAATCGAAACAAAGGCTTGTGGAAAAGTGATTGGTTAGAACATGTTGGTTTATCGAAACGAATGAAATCACATGTTCAAGAAGAAGATTGGAAGATATGGCTCGAAGGGGTGAAGGAACGAATCGAGCAGTTGTTGGGTCAATTGGAGCAGGGGGATTTTGGCGTATTACCAAACAAGGAATGTCCTACTTATTGTCCTTATCAATATATTTGTCGAAAAGACACTGAGCGAATAAAGAAAAAGCTTCTGGCAAGGGAGGGGAAATAG
- a CDS encoding UvrD-helicase domain-containing protein, protein MPFPLTEEQAYAVDTLHVNCIVPAGAGSGKTRVLVERYVKIIEESQHIPHILEKIVAITFTEKAAREMKERIRKEMVERQDHAKVNQNWQQAELWQENIQRLERATISTIHSFCAKILREFPIEAKIDPEFQVLDQTQMRWLLLDVVEKELKKQLEEERTKGISALYQWVIASGFHRAVRQIVKVYEQVKNSGYSLQEVRKLTEEQFKKSPYEWLIGFDEVIDAGDALYHANAQDGNKNFKTFQSQWPDLKETLIKAKNQGNDLEHVIETLVKLTSGNLGKGEVKEQRGLVNQLAKDLLDQLAGVEHLEWEKVVLESFYPLLEQIEKKINQEKERLNGLDFDDLQLRVVQLLRENQEVRKSIQNRYSYFLLDEFQDNNQIQKMLISLLLKDERGIIEPGRLFVVGDPKQSIYRFRGADVYVFKEMEKEIIEMNGRVAPLQFNFRSHPDIIQFVNHFFQKIMSTDPNSPNYYKDAIAKGNVECQENPIEFIPIYHDREDEESAREKEAEAIALRIEQLLKRGVQPGEITILFRAMLDIKTYEQAMSKRRIPYYVMGGRGFYQKQEIHDLIHVLKYIFDPSNKIALAGILRSPMVGIQDDTLYWVMSRLSSQPVHHLSLSLDDLEENEKKKLEHFFSWLNQVQNKVSRIKVSELLRFFLELTYYKAILLSLPQGRQAVANIDKLIRFAENFPGDNPYSIDEFLMRFDRLVEDEDQETEAAIESEMGNTVKLMTIHQSKGLEFPFVFVPDLARKPISEDSLIRFDSDFGLTCKVPIEEEGFAESIRYHVSREKEKKLDREESARILYVAMTRAEKKLFLSGKVEEAKNKEDLKDVLKESTWIKWLDAVLRMENISLQDRQWPYVLKNGEIAKIQVMIEHLLEKSLEKKQDLEEKQDIDQVPHEELEQVEWPEDQEVFIDYTKSLALSPADNRYSISSIKRYQQCPRYYYFTDRLSLFHIVDWITDQDQEYLLEEDIENEQEEEFQPLSLSPSLKGSIVHYVFEQLTLFPERVNDWQQITETGLINQGYELSLVNQEEWKSFLIQVNQYVSDFRESPYFATKKENIWTEFDVTLSLKNGQVNGTIDRLEFHSDGTFTIVDYKTDQKMDVEQYRSQILTYALAVWKQFNRIPKEGKLYYIRHNQTEIIPIDVAMLENWEAKLEKILEKLNHSTVIEDFPKNNQHCYFCSYRNLCQGVTL, encoded by the coding sequence GTGCCGTTTCCATTAACAGAAGAGCAAGCCTATGCTGTGGATACATTACATGTAAATTGTATCGTTCCGGCAGGGGCAGGATCGGGAAAAACGAGAGTGTTAGTCGAACGATATGTAAAGATTATTGAAGAGTCGCAACATATTCCTCACATTCTTGAAAAAATTGTTGCCATTACCTTTACCGAAAAAGCGGCTAGGGAGATGAAAGAACGGATTCGCAAAGAAATGGTGGAACGACAGGATCACGCAAAGGTCAACCAAAATTGGCAACAAGCTGAACTTTGGCAAGAAAATATTCAACGTTTAGAACGGGCGACAATTTCAACCATCCATTCTTTTTGTGCAAAAATTTTGCGTGAGTTTCCGATTGAGGCCAAAATTGATCCTGAATTTCAAGTTTTGGATCAGACACAAATGAGATGGTTATTATTGGATGTGGTAGAAAAAGAACTAAAGAAACAATTAGAAGAGGAGAGAACAAAGGGAATCTCAGCTCTTTATCAATGGGTGATTGCATCAGGATTTCATCGAGCCGTCAGACAAATTGTAAAAGTTTACGAACAAGTGAAAAATTCAGGCTATTCCCTTCAAGAAGTTCGAAAGTTAACAGAAGAACAATTTAAGAAATCTCCTTATGAATGGTTAATCGGTTTTGATGAAGTGATAGATGCAGGAGATGCCCTTTATCATGCGAACGCTCAAGATGGGAACAAAAACTTCAAAACATTTCAAAGTCAATGGCCTGATCTAAAAGAGACCTTAATCAAGGCGAAAAATCAAGGAAATGATCTAGAGCATGTGATTGAAACGCTAGTGAAGTTAACCAGTGGAAACCTAGGAAAGGGAGAAGTAAAAGAACAAAGAGGGCTAGTGAATCAACTAGCCAAAGATCTTCTTGATCAATTAGCAGGGGTCGAACATTTAGAATGGGAAAAAGTCGTCCTTGAATCCTTTTATCCATTATTGGAACAAATCGAAAAAAAGATCAACCAGGAAAAAGAAAGATTAAATGGACTCGATTTTGATGATCTTCAGTTGAGAGTCGTTCAGCTTTTACGTGAAAACCAAGAAGTGAGAAAGAGCATTCAAAATCGTTATTCTTACTTTTTGCTTGATGAGTTTCAAGATAACAACCAAATTCAAAAGATGTTAATTTCTTTATTATTAAAAGATGAAAGAGGAATAATTGAACCAGGACGATTGTTTGTCGTAGGAGATCCCAAACAGTCGATTTATCGTTTCCGTGGTGCGGACGTGTATGTCTTTAAGGAAATGGAAAAAGAGATCATCGAAATGAATGGTCGAGTCGCCCCCTTACAATTTAACTTTCGCTCTCATCCAGATATTATCCAATTTGTCAATCATTTTTTTCAAAAGATCATGTCAACAGATCCAAATTCACCCAACTATTATAAAGACGCAATTGCGAAAGGAAATGTAGAATGTCAGGAAAACCCAATCGAATTCATTCCTATTTATCATGATAGAGAGGATGAGGAATCGGCGCGAGAAAAGGAAGCAGAGGCAATTGCGTTACGGATTGAACAGTTACTGAAAAGAGGAGTTCAACCTGGAGAAATTACCATCCTGTTTCGAGCGATGTTAGATATTAAAACCTATGAACAAGCAATGTCGAAACGAAGGATTCCTTATTATGTGATGGGTGGGCGTGGTTTTTATCAAAAGCAAGAAATTCATGACCTAATTCACGTACTTAAATATATTTTTGATCCTTCAAATAAAATTGCACTTGCTGGTATATTACGTTCACCAATGGTCGGGATTCAAGATGATACATTATATTGGGTCATGAGCCGTTTATCTTCACAACCTGTACACCACCTATCTTTATCGTTGGACGATCTTGAGGAGAATGAAAAGAAAAAATTAGAACATTTCTTCAGTTGGCTCAATCAAGTCCAAAATAAAGTGAGTAGAATTAAGGTTTCGGAGCTACTTCGCTTTTTTTTGGAATTAACCTATTATAAGGCGATCCTACTTTCCTTACCTCAAGGAAGGCAAGCCGTAGCGAACATTGATAAACTCATCCGTTTTGCAGAGAATTTCCCAGGTGATAATCCTTATTCGATCGATGAATTTTTAATGCGATTTGATCGGCTAGTTGAAGATGAAGATCAGGAAACAGAAGCTGCGATTGAATCGGAAATGGGGAATACCGTGAAACTAATGACCATTCATCAATCGAAAGGATTAGAATTTCCATTTGTATTCGTTCCTGATTTAGCAAGAAAACCAATTTCGGAAGACTCTCTCATCCGCTTTGATTCAGATTTTGGATTAACATGTAAGGTTCCTATTGAAGAAGAAGGCTTTGCCGAATCAATTCGCTATCATGTAAGTCGGGAAAAAGAAAAGAAATTAGACCGAGAGGAATCAGCTAGGATTCTCTACGTGGCCATGACGCGAGCCGAAAAGAAACTTTTTCTATCTGGTAAAGTAGAAGAAGCGAAAAACAAAGAGGACTTGAAAGATGTGTTAAAAGAATCGACGTGGATAAAATGGCTTGATGCCGTCTTAAGAATGGAAAACATTTCACTTCAAGACAGGCAATGGCCTTATGTTTTAAAAAATGGGGAAATAGCAAAGATTCAGGTGATGATTGAACACCTTCTTGAAAAAAGCCTAGAAAAGAAACAAGATCTGGAAGAAAAACAAGATATAGATCAAGTTCCACACGAAGAATTAGAGCAAGTTGAGTGGCCAGAAGATCAAGAAGTATTCATTGATTATACGAAATCTTTGGCTTTATCACCGGCGGATAATCGGTATTCTATTTCTTCCATTAAACGATATCAACAATGCCCTCGATATTATTATTTTACCGACCGGTTATCTCTGTTTCATATCGTTGATTGGATAACCGATCAGGATCAAGAGTATTTGTTAGAAGAAGATATAGAAAATGAACAAGAAGAAGAATTTCAACCGTTATCCTTATCGCCAAGTTTAAAAGGATCGATTGTTCATTACGTGTTCGAACAACTTACTTTATTTCCTGAACGAGTGAATGATTGGCAACAGATCACAGAAACTGGACTCATCAATCAGGGATATGAATTATCGCTCGTTAACCAAGAGGAGTGGAAATCATTTCTGATTCAAGTGAATCAATATGTTTCTGATTTTCGAGAAAGTCCATATTTTGCGACAAAAAAAGAGAATATTTGGACAGAGTTTGATGTTACTTTGTCATTAAAAAATGGCCAAGTTAATGGAACGATTGACCGACTCGAGTTTCATTCAGATGGTACTTTTACGATTGTAGATTATAAAACCGATCAAAAGATGGATGTTGAACAATACCGATCACAAATCTTAACCTATGCTCTAGCTGTATGGAAACAATTCAATCGTATACCAAAAGAAGGGAAACTTTATTACATTCGGCATAATCAAACGGAGATTATTCCAATTGATGTAGCTATGTTAGAAAATTGGGAAGCAAAATTGGAAAAGATACTAGAAAAGTTGAATCATTCTACTGTAATCGAAGATTTCCCGAAAAATAATCAACATTGTTATTTTTGTTCTTATCGAAATCTTTGCCAAGGGGTCACACTCTAA